In Arthrobacter ramosus, one DNA window encodes the following:
- a CDS encoding DUF885 domain-containing protein — MTTPNTAPARLQTAIDAVADAYTDTLLALNPSLATTLGLPGHETEYQDFSPAGAAAFAKAARRTLDELAALEPTDASDVVTLDAMRERLGLALEIHESGWDAADLNNIESPAQTIRAIFDLMPTDTAEHWEHIAGRAANVAEAIDGYIVSLRSAKDAGKVSAVRQVKIVIEQTSKYAAEDGFFAKLASEATIDGQPLPAELQEKLDAGAAVARSAYLRLAAFLEAELLPFAPEKDAVGRERYALASRSFLGATVDLEETYAWGVQELDRIIAEQERVAEQIKPGASIEEAKAILDNDPERQIKGTDALKAWMQGLSDRAVAELADVHFDIPDIMKTLECRIAPTDEGGIYYTGPSDDFSRPGRMWWSVPAGEDTFTTWAETTTVFHEGVPGHHLQVATAVYRRELLNNWRRNVCWVSGHGEGWALYAEKLMLELGYLKDPGDHMGMLDMQRMRAARVVFDIGVHLELQVPERWGSGTWTSEKGFEFLKANLPISAGQLQFEFTRYLGWPGQAPSYKVGQRLWEEIRAGLERREGFDLKSFHTDALNIGSVGLDTLRRALLG; from the coding sequence GTGACTACTCCTAACACAGCTCCGGCACGCCTCCAGACTGCCATCGACGCGGTCGCCGACGCCTACACGGACACCCTCCTCGCCCTCAACCCGAGCCTCGCCACCACCCTCGGTCTGCCCGGACACGAAACCGAATACCAGGACTTCTCGCCTGCCGGTGCGGCGGCGTTCGCCAAGGCAGCACGCCGCACCCTCGACGAGCTGGCCGCGCTCGAACCCACGGACGCCTCCGACGTCGTCACCCTTGACGCGATGCGGGAACGGCTCGGCCTGGCCCTCGAGATCCACGAGTCCGGCTGGGATGCCGCGGACCTGAACAACATTGAGTCTCCGGCTCAAACCATCCGCGCGATCTTCGACCTCATGCCTACCGACACGGCCGAACATTGGGAGCACATCGCCGGCCGCGCGGCCAACGTTGCGGAAGCGATTGACGGGTACATCGTTTCCCTTCGTTCGGCCAAGGACGCAGGGAAAGTCTCGGCGGTCCGCCAAGTCAAGATCGTCATCGAACAGACCAGCAAATACGCGGCCGAAGACGGCTTCTTCGCCAAGCTCGCCTCCGAAGCCACCATCGACGGCCAACCGCTGCCGGCGGAACTTCAGGAAAAGCTCGACGCCGGTGCCGCCGTCGCGCGTTCCGCATACTTGCGCCTTGCCGCCTTCCTCGAAGCGGAGCTTCTGCCCTTTGCCCCCGAAAAGGACGCCGTGGGCCGCGAACGCTACGCCCTGGCCTCACGCTCCTTCCTCGGCGCAACCGTGGACCTGGAAGAAACGTACGCCTGGGGCGTGCAGGAACTCGACAGGATCATCGCCGAACAGGAACGAGTGGCCGAGCAAATCAAGCCCGGTGCGTCCATCGAGGAAGCCAAGGCCATCCTCGACAACGATCCCGAGCGGCAAATCAAGGGCACCGATGCCCTCAAAGCCTGGATGCAGGGACTCTCCGACCGCGCAGTAGCCGAACTGGCGGACGTCCACTTCGACATCCCGGACATCATGAAGACGCTCGAATGCCGCATCGCGCCTACGGACGAAGGCGGCATCTACTACACGGGTCCCTCGGACGACTTCTCCCGGCCCGGCCGCATGTGGTGGTCCGTCCCGGCCGGCGAAGACACCTTCACCACCTGGGCCGAAACCACCACGGTGTTCCACGAAGGCGTACCCGGCCACCACCTCCAGGTGGCCACCGCCGTCTACCGCCGCGAGCTCCTCAACAACTGGCGCCGGAACGTCTGCTGGGTGTCCGGGCACGGCGAAGGCTGGGCCCTCTATGCCGAAAAGCTCATGCTGGAGCTCGGCTACCTCAAGGACCCGGGCGACCACATGGGCATGCTGGACATGCAGCGCATGCGCGCGGCCCGCGTGGTGTTCGATATCGGCGTCCACCTCGAGCTGCAAGTTCCGGAACGTTGGGGCAGCGGCACCTGGACCTCGGAAAAGGGCTTCGAATTCCTCAAGGCCAACCTTCCCATCAGCGCGGGCCAGCTCCAGTTCGAATTCACCCGGTACCTCGGCTGGCCGGGCCAGGCTCCGTCCTACAAGGTGGGGCAGCGGCTTTGGGAAGAAATCCGGGCTGGACTCGAACGCCGCGAGGGATTCGACCTGAAGTCCTTCCACACGGATGCGCTGAACATCGGCTCGGTTGGCTTGGATACGCTCCGCCGGGCGCTGCTGGGGTGA
- a CDS encoding TetR/AcrR family transcriptional regulator, whose protein sequence is MTTSDTTALPSRREQNKLATRRAIADAALAMLRSKGAGNFTVEDIAEEAGVSRRTFFNYFPSLEAALASVTEGFLDHALEQFRLRPSDEPILDSARAALMALADPMTVSPMAELFSLTHDNRALVRSELEAWDHCTMQIIDAARLRLGPDVDELYLRALAGSIISCGKAAMSVWFEQHGPDLSPESLASLRQHLIDAIGLLGSGFAAPAPQGPASRGTQPAAAPQHSA, encoded by the coding sequence GTGACAACTTCCGACACCACCGCCCTCCCCTCGCGCCGGGAACAGAACAAACTGGCCACCCGCCGAGCGATCGCGGACGCAGCCCTCGCCATGTTGCGCAGCAAGGGCGCCGGCAATTTCACCGTGGAAGACATCGCGGAAGAGGCCGGCGTATCCCGGCGCACCTTCTTCAACTACTTCCCGAGCCTCGAAGCCGCCCTGGCCTCAGTGACCGAGGGCTTCCTGGACCATGCCCTCGAACAATTCCGCTTGCGCCCTTCGGATGAACCCATCCTCGATTCCGCCCGGGCCGCCCTCATGGCGCTCGCTGACCCCATGACGGTTTCCCCCATGGCCGAGCTCTTCAGCCTGACCCACGACAACCGAGCCTTGGTACGTTCCGAACTGGAAGCCTGGGACCACTGCACCATGCAGATCATCGACGCCGCCCGTCTTCGCCTCGGCCCGGATGTTGATGAGCTCTATTTGCGGGCCTTGGCCGGGTCCATCATTTCGTGCGGCAAGGCAGCCATGAGCGTCTGGTTCGAACAACACGGCCCGGATCTTTCCCCTGAATCCCTGGCGAGCCTGCGGCAGCACCTGATCGACGCAATTGGCCTGCTCGGTTCAGGCTTCGCGGCACCCGCCCCTCAGGGCCCGGCGTCGCGCGGTACTCAGCCCGCGGCTGCCCCACAGCACTCGGCATAA
- a CDS encoding YbjQ family protein codes for MLIVTSNKIPGHRIDAVFGEVMGLTVRSRDLGSQMIAGFRSLGGGELPEMTKALYESRQEVMARMVSEAQQRGANAIVAMRFDTSEMGGNWTEVCAYGTAVFAIPLAEGEPGATGQSIYLTSAAAKQSEQPTQPTTEASTRP; via the coding sequence ATGCTGATAGTCACCTCAAACAAGATTCCGGGCCACAGGATCGACGCCGTCTTCGGCGAAGTCATGGGCCTCACCGTCCGCTCCCGGGATCTCGGCTCCCAAATGATTGCCGGTTTCCGCTCCCTCGGCGGCGGCGAACTGCCCGAAATGACCAAGGCGCTCTATGAAAGCCGCCAGGAGGTCATGGCCCGCATGGTCAGCGAGGCACAGCAGCGCGGCGCCAACGCAATCGTCGCCATGCGCTTCGACACGTCCGAGATGGGCGGCAACTGGACCGAAGTGTGCGCCTACGGCACCGCGGTGTTCGCCATCCCCTTGGCCGAAGGCGAGCCGGGCGCCACTGGCCAGTCAATCTACCTGACCAGCGCCGCAGCCAAGCAGTCCGAGCAGCCCACACAGCCCACGACCGAAGCTTCAACCCGACCTTAA
- a CDS encoding biotin--[acetyl-CoA-carboxylase] ligase: MDVEQPASSEPRAPRLGLDRDALLHPDFLAAAGISQLKIVETTGSTNADLLRAVTTEPKEWADLAVLTAEHQTAARGRLDRHWESPARSAISVSIVLRPVNSQGLPVPTQSYSWLSLLGALALRETLLETAGLPAEIKWPNDVLVRGKKIAGILAQMGPMGDGSVPAVILGTGLNVTLGEDELPVPTATSLLLEGATTTDRTVLLRNYLSRFAALYRSFCNADGDPTAGLSGGSSLHKRVEAVMVTLGREVKAHLPGDHELVGHASRLDEYGSLLVVDHGGREHVVTAGDVVHLRATESGYA, translated from the coding sequence ATGGATGTCGAACAGCCTGCCAGCAGCGAACCACGTGCCCCGCGTTTGGGCCTGGACCGTGATGCACTGCTTCATCCCGACTTTCTCGCGGCCGCCGGTATTTCGCAATTGAAGATTGTGGAGACCACCGGCTCCACGAATGCTGATCTGCTGCGCGCCGTCACCACGGAGCCCAAGGAATGGGCCGACCTCGCAGTCCTCACGGCCGAGCACCAGACGGCGGCGCGGGGCCGGCTCGACCGTCACTGGGAATCTCCCGCACGTTCGGCGATTTCCGTTTCGATCGTCCTGCGTCCCGTCAATTCCCAAGGCCTGCCCGTCCCGACCCAGAGCTACTCCTGGCTCTCCCTTCTGGGCGCGCTGGCCTTGCGTGAGACCCTCCTGGAAACCGCCGGCCTCCCTGCCGAGATCAAGTGGCCCAACGATGTCCTCGTCCGAGGCAAGAAGATTGCCGGCATCCTGGCCCAGATGGGGCCGATGGGCGACGGATCGGTTCCAGCGGTGATCCTGGGTACCGGCCTCAATGTCACGCTCGGCGAGGACGAATTGCCTGTCCCCACGGCAACCTCCCTCCTGCTTGAAGGTGCCACCACCACGGACCGCACCGTGCTTCTTCGGAACTATCTCTCCCGCTTCGCTGCGCTCTACCGCAGTTTCTGCAATGCCGACGGCGACCCTACAGCGGGACTGTCCGGCGGCTCCTCCCTGCACAAGCGGGTGGAAGCTGTCATGGTCACCTTGGGGCGCGAAGTGAAAGCGCATTTGCCCGGCGACCACGAATTGGTGGGGCATGCGTCCAGGTTGGATGAATATGGTTCCCTTTTAGTGGTGGACCATGGTGGCCGCGAGCACGTCGTGACCGCCGGCGACGTCGTCCACCTAAGGGCTACCGAAAGCGGTTATGCGTAA
- a CDS encoding SDR family oxidoreductase: protein MTSSNDASANPALPYQAPGSLKGRTILMSGGSRGIGLAIATRAARDGANIVIMAKTGEPHPKLQGTVFTAAEQLEAAGGQALPLVGDVRNDGDVAAAVAAAVERFGGIDVVINNASAIDLSRTDAIDMKRYDLMQDINVRGTFVLSKLALPALRKSRNGHILTLSPPLNLDPKWAGMHLAYTMAKYGMSLTTLGLAEELKNDGVSVNSLWPCTLIDTAAIRNMPGGAQIVQAARSSEIMADAAHAVLTGAHLTADSGGSASNSSASNSGNFYTDEQVLRAAGVSDFRPYSLGAPEEKLVPDIFL from the coding sequence ATGACCTCAAGCAACGATGCTTCTGCAAACCCTGCCCTTCCGTATCAGGCGCCTGGATCACTGAAGGGCCGCACCATCCTGATGTCCGGCGGCAGCCGCGGCATCGGCCTGGCAATCGCCACCCGCGCGGCCCGCGACGGAGCCAACATCGTCATCATGGCAAAGACCGGAGAACCACACCCCAAGCTGCAAGGAACGGTCTTCACGGCCGCCGAGCAACTGGAAGCAGCCGGCGGCCAGGCGCTGCCGCTCGTGGGAGATGTCCGCAACGACGGCGACGTTGCCGCGGCGGTTGCCGCCGCCGTCGAACGCTTTGGCGGAATCGACGTCGTCATCAACAACGCCTCGGCGATAGATCTCTCCCGCACTGACGCGATTGACATGAAACGCTATGACCTCATGCAGGACATCAACGTCCGCGGCACCTTCGTTCTGTCCAAGCTCGCGCTTCCGGCCCTGCGGAAATCGCGCAACGGCCACATCCTGACTCTTTCCCCGCCGTTGAACCTCGACCCGAAGTGGGCCGGCATGCACTTGGCGTACACCATGGCCAAGTACGGCATGAGCCTCACCACGCTGGGCCTGGCCGAAGAACTCAAGAACGACGGCGTGTCGGTCAACTCGCTGTGGCCCTGCACGCTGATCGACACTGCTGCCATCCGAAATATGCCCGGAGGGGCACAGATCGTCCAAGCCGCCCGAAGCTCGGAAATCATGGCCGACGCGGCCCACGCTGTCCTGACCGGGGCGCACCTGACCGCAGACTCAGGTGGTTCGGCAAGTAATTCTTCGGCAAGTAATTCGGGCAACTTCTACACGGACGAACAGGTGCTGCGGGCTGCGGGTGTTTCAGACTTCAGGCCCTACAGTCTGGGTGCCCCGGAGGAGAAGCTGGTGCCGGATATCTTCCTCTAA
- a CDS encoding adenylate/guanylate cyclase domain-containing protein: MSVDEQEPEYMDHEPDAVPEPSVDQAPTGVLPVVSPPTGALSAERLAIKALETRLLGGERKLRRREVAAGAGVSLLSARKLWRALGFPNFGDQDVAFTERDLAALSTILDLVRAGKLTEEAAISVTRAIGQMTDRMVVWQVEALIEDMVMQQGIPDAVARKQLVNELPNLVDAMEEILLYSWRRQMNAGVQRLAVRAEAGLQASEAGREGDEDDAPLPLARAVGFADLVSYTSLSRRMNEKTLAQLVQRFENKCAEIISIGGGRLVKTVGDEVLYIAETPAAGAEISLALAQAFTEDEILPEARVAMVWGRILSRLGDIYGPTVNLAARLTALAEPGTVLVDEMTAAALGQDERFVLVPQTAENVRGFGEILPVRLARGLGKGLVLD; the protein is encoded by the coding sequence ATGAGCGTTGACGAGCAGGAGCCTGAGTACATGGACCACGAGCCCGACGCCGTGCCCGAACCTTCCGTGGACCAAGCACCAACCGGGGTCCTCCCCGTTGTGTCCCCGCCAACCGGCGCCCTGTCAGCAGAACGGCTTGCCATCAAGGCCCTGGAAACCAGGCTCCTGGGCGGCGAACGCAAACTCCGGCGACGCGAAGTGGCAGCGGGCGCAGGCGTCTCGCTGTTGTCAGCCCGCAAGCTGTGGCGTGCGCTGGGTTTCCCCAACTTCGGCGACCAGGACGTGGCGTTCACCGAGCGCGACCTCGCGGCGCTTTCCACCATCCTTGACCTGGTCCGCGCCGGAAAGCTCACCGAGGAAGCTGCCATTTCCGTGACGCGCGCCATCGGACAGATGACCGACCGCATGGTGGTGTGGCAAGTCGAGGCACTCATCGAAGACATGGTGATGCAGCAAGGCATTCCCGACGCCGTTGCCCGCAAACAGCTGGTCAATGAACTGCCCAACCTCGTGGATGCCATGGAAGAGATCCTGCTCTACTCGTGGCGCCGCCAGATGAACGCGGGAGTGCAGCGCCTGGCCGTCCGTGCAGAGGCAGGTTTGCAGGCCAGTGAGGCCGGCCGCGAAGGGGACGAAGACGACGCTCCTTTGCCCTTGGCGCGCGCCGTGGGCTTTGCCGACCTCGTCTCCTACACGAGCCTGTCACGCCGCATGAACGAGAAAACCCTGGCCCAGTTGGTCCAGCGCTTCGAGAACAAGTGCGCGGAGATTATCTCCATCGGCGGCGGACGCCTCGTCAAGACCGTCGGCGACGAAGTCCTGTACATCGCCGAGACACCGGCGGCCGGGGCTGAGATCTCCTTGGCGCTCGCCCAGGCCTTCACGGAAGACGAAATCCTGCCGGAAGCCCGCGTGGCGATGGTCTGGGGACGGATCCTTTCCCGTCTCGGCGATATTTACGGTCCCACCGTCAACCTGGCGGCCCGCCTCACGGCCTTGGCTGAACCCGGGACGGTCCTCGTGGACGAGATGACGGCAGCAGCGCTGGGCCAGGACGAACGCTTCGTCTTGGTCCCGCAGACGGCCGAGAACGTTCGTGGCTTCGGGGAAATCCTCCCCGTCAGGCTTGCCCGCGGCCTTGGCAAGGGACTGGTTCTCGACTGA
- a CDS encoding PH domain-containing protein, whose product MRKELLRGEQVIVITRQQPRMLFGPVLAFILVPAAAAFACAWIVKGGPGKVLPVITSDWTQWLVAACLAIVAIVLLGYSLPRFIRWRGIRYILTSGRIVARFGMLRRRDWQVPLAAVRSVGIKQSLLQRILRSGNISLDTGHPAEAVLADVPEVGKFRSFILDAMAELPTNVRFGPGAVPAAGDFDSFAGPVDYPDAALPWDMREGGRDER is encoded by the coding sequence ATGCGTAAAGAGCTCCTGCGTGGGGAGCAAGTCATCGTGATCACGCGGCAGCAGCCCAGGATGCTCTTTGGTCCCGTCCTGGCGTTCATACTGGTCCCCGCTGCGGCCGCGTTCGCTTGTGCATGGATTGTCAAGGGCGGGCCGGGCAAAGTGCTTCCGGTCATCACGAGCGACTGGACCCAATGGTTGGTGGCCGCGTGCCTGGCGATAGTGGCGATCGTGCTGCTCGGCTACAGCCTCCCGCGATTCATCCGCTGGCGTGGCATACGGTACATCCTGACAAGCGGCCGGATAGTTGCCCGTTTCGGAATGCTTCGGCGACGCGACTGGCAGGTTCCGCTGGCCGCGGTGCGCAGCGTGGGGATCAAACAATCGCTGCTCCAACGGATATTGCGCTCCGGGAATATATCCTTGGATACCGGGCACCCCGCCGAGGCCGTCCTCGCGGACGTTCCGGAGGTCGGCAAGTTTCGGAGTTTCATCCTGGATGCCATGGCCGAGCTGCCGACGAATGTCAGGTTCGGCCCCGGCGCCGTGCCGGCGGCCGGCGATTTTGACAGTTTTGCTGGACCAGTTGACTACCCGGATGCCGCGTTGCCCTGGGATATGAGAGAAGGTGGAAGAGATGAGCGTTGA
- a CDS encoding acyl-CoA carboxylase subunit epsilon, protein MGPAEPLLSVVKGNPTPEELAALAAVVASLGSPEEAEAPKPSTRHWLRRQQLRMEPTPGPGAWKRSRG, encoded by the coding sequence ATGGGGCCGGCCGAGCCGTTGCTTTCGGTGGTCAAGGGAAACCCGACGCCGGAAGAGCTCGCGGCGCTTGCCGCCGTCGTCGCTTCCCTTGGATCGCCGGAGGAAGCCGAGGCGCCGAAACCGAGCACGCGGCACTGGCTGCGACGCCAGCAACTGCGCATGGAGCCCACGCCGGGGCCAGGCGCCTGGAAGCGCAGCAGGGGCTGA
- a CDS encoding acyl-CoA carboxylase subunit beta yields MSHDLTTTAGKIADFRDRQARAEQPSGPEAIEKQHARGKNTARERIDMLLDEDSFVEFDALAVHRSTAFGMEKKKPLGDGVVSGYGTVDGRLVAIYSQEFSVYGGSLSQVNGEKIVKVQEFALRNGCPMVGINDGGGARIQEGVASLAMFADIFRNNVHSSGVVPQISLIMGPCAGGAAYSPALTDYVVMVDKTSHMFITGPDVIKTVTGEDVDMETLGGARQHNATTGTATYLASDEADAIEFVRELLDFLPSNNLSEAPVLEHEQELELDDDDLALDTLIPDSANQPYDMRKVIEQIVDDAHFLEMQSLYAPNVIIGYGRVEGHTVGIVANQPMQFAGTLDISASEKAARFVRHCDAFNVPIITLVDVPGFLPGKDQEFQGIIRRGAKLLYAYAEATVPKLTVITRKAYGGAYIVMGSKKLGADLNLAWPTAQIGVMGAQGAVNILYRRDLAAVAEAGGDVEGKRAEIIRQYEEELLNPYQAAELGYVDAVIVPSETRIQIIKGLRALRDKRASLPTKKHGNIPL; encoded by the coding sequence ATGAGCCACGATCTGACAACGACAGCGGGAAAGATTGCCGACTTCCGCGACCGCCAGGCCCGTGCAGAACAGCCTTCCGGCCCCGAAGCGATCGAGAAGCAGCATGCCCGCGGCAAGAACACCGCCCGCGAACGCATCGACATGCTCCTCGACGAAGACTCCTTCGTAGAGTTCGACGCCTTGGCCGTCCACCGCTCCACCGCGTTCGGCATGGAGAAGAAGAAGCCCCTCGGCGACGGCGTTGTCTCAGGCTATGGCACCGTTGACGGCCGCCTAGTCGCCATCTACAGCCAGGAATTCAGCGTCTACGGCGGCTCCCTGAGCCAGGTCAACGGCGAGAAGATCGTCAAGGTCCAGGAATTCGCCCTCCGCAACGGCTGCCCGATGGTGGGCATCAACGACGGCGGCGGCGCGCGCATCCAGGAAGGCGTCGCCTCACTGGCCATGTTCGCCGACATCTTCCGCAACAACGTCCACTCTTCGGGCGTCGTCCCCCAGATTTCCCTCATCATGGGCCCGTGCGCCGGCGGCGCCGCCTACTCCCCCGCCCTCACCGACTACGTGGTGATGGTGGACAAGACCTCCCACATGTTCATCACCGGCCCGGACGTCATCAAGACCGTCACCGGCGAAGACGTGGACATGGAAACCCTCGGCGGCGCGCGCCAGCACAACGCCACCACCGGCACTGCAACGTACCTCGCCAGCGACGAAGCCGACGCGATCGAGTTCGTCCGCGAACTCCTGGACTTCCTGCCGTCCAACAACCTTTCCGAGGCCCCCGTCCTGGAGCACGAGCAGGAACTGGAGCTCGACGACGACGACCTCGCCCTGGACACGCTCATCCCGGACTCGGCCAATCAGCCCTACGACATGCGCAAGGTCATCGAGCAGATCGTGGATGACGCCCATTTCCTCGAAATGCAGTCGCTCTACGCCCCGAACGTGATCATCGGCTATGGCCGGGTTGAAGGCCACACGGTCGGGATCGTGGCCAACCAGCCCATGCAGTTCGCCGGCACGCTCGACATCTCCGCTTCGGAAAAGGCCGCCCGCTTCGTCCGCCATTGCGATGCCTTCAACGTTCCCATCATCACTTTGGTGGACGTCCCCGGCTTCCTGCCCGGCAAGGACCAGGAATTCCAGGGCATCATCCGCCGCGGAGCCAAGCTGCTTTACGCCTACGCCGAAGCCACCGTGCCGAAGCTGACGGTCATCACCCGCAAGGCCTACGGCGGAGCGTACATCGTGATGGGTTCCAAGAAGCTCGGTGCAGACCTCAACCTGGCCTGGCCGACGGCCCAGATCGGTGTGATGGGCGCCCAAGGTGCAGTCAACATCCTGTACCGCCGCGATCTTGCCGCCGTCGCCGAGGCCGGTGGCGACGTCGAAGGCAAGCGTGCCGAGATCATCCGCCAGTACGAGGAAGAACTCCTCAACCCCTACCAGGCAGCCGAGCTTGGCTATGTCGATGCCGTCATCGTGCCGTCGGAGACCCGCATCCAGATCATCAAGGGCCTGCGTGCCCTTCGCGACAAGCGCGCCAGCCTGCCCACCAAGAAGCACGGAAACATCCCCCTGTGA
- a CDS encoding dicarboxylate/amino acid:cation symporter, with amino-acid sequence MSNSSNTLTSAGKTSSRLPKWATSFGVQIIAALVIGLALGLLAKATGSTTKAPNGLGATLQTIGSSYVSLLQTAVVPLIFTAVVSSIANLRQVSNAAKLAWNTLLWFAITSLIAVMIGIGLGVLLQPGSGTGITKKAEYAGKTGDWWAFLTGLFPKNFLGIGASTSVTDGVASTSISFNVLQILVIAIAVGVAALKVGKQAEPFLNLNASALAVIQKVLWWIIRIAPLGTIGLIGNAVAVYGWDTIGSLGKFTVAIYAGLALVLFVVYPILVKTHGLSVKQYFSGVWPAVQLAFVSRSSIGTLPLTQRVTERNLGVPQGYTSFAVPLGATTKMDGCAAIYPAVAAIFVAQFFGINLDFSQYLLIVVVSVLGSAATAGTTGAVVMLTLTLSTLGLPLAGVGLLLAIDPILDMGRTAVNVAGQALVPAIVAKRQGILDESLYNAPRKGTAFAAETESPEASEDTLELADAKA; translated from the coding sequence GTGAGCAATTCATCCAACACTTTGACTTCCGCCGGAAAGACTTCGTCCCGGCTTCCCAAGTGGGCAACGTCCTTCGGCGTCCAGATCATCGCGGCCTTGGTGATCGGCCTGGCCCTCGGCCTCCTGGCCAAAGCCACCGGTAGCACCACGAAGGCTCCCAACGGACTCGGCGCCACGCTGCAGACCATCGGCTCGAGCTACGTCTCGTTGCTGCAGACCGCCGTCGTGCCCTTGATCTTCACCGCAGTGGTGAGCTCCATCGCGAACCTCCGCCAAGTGTCCAATGCGGCGAAATTGGCGTGGAACACCTTGCTCTGGTTCGCCATCACTTCGCTCATCGCAGTGATGATCGGCATCGGACTTGGGGTGCTCCTGCAGCCGGGCTCCGGCACCGGCATCACCAAGAAGGCCGAGTACGCCGGAAAGACCGGCGATTGGTGGGCGTTCCTCACCGGCCTCTTCCCCAAGAACTTCCTGGGCATTGGCGCCAGCACGAGCGTCACGGACGGCGTCGCCAGCACTTCGATCAGTTTCAACGTGCTGCAGATCCTGGTGATCGCCATCGCCGTCGGCGTCGCGGCCCTCAAGGTCGGCAAGCAGGCCGAACCGTTCCTGAACCTCAACGCCTCCGCCCTGGCCGTCATCCAGAAGGTCCTCTGGTGGATCATCCGTATCGCCCCGCTGGGCACCATCGGCCTGATCGGCAACGCTGTGGCCGTCTACGGTTGGGACACCATTGGTTCGCTCGGCAAGTTCACCGTGGCCATCTACGCGGGCCTGGCCCTGGTGCTCTTCGTCGTGTACCCCATCCTCGTCAAGACCCACGGACTGTCTGTCAAGCAGTACTTCTCCGGCGTATGGCCCGCCGTGCAGCTGGCATTCGTCTCGCGTTCCTCGATCGGCACGCTCCCGCTCACGCAGCGCGTCACCGAACGCAACCTCGGAGTTCCCCAGGGTTACACATCCTTCGCCGTGCCGCTCGGCGCCACCACCAAGATGGACGGTTGCGCCGCCATCTACCCGGCCGTTGCCGCGATCTTCGTTGCCCAGTTCTTCGGCATCAACCTGGACTTCAGCCAGTACCTGCTGATCGTGGTGGTTTCGGTCCTCGGTTCCGCGGCAACGGCAGGCACCACGGGCGCCGTCGTCATGCTCACGCTGACCCTGTCCACGCTGGGACTGCCGCTTGCCGGCGTCGGGCTCCTTCTGGCGATCGACCCCATCCTGGACATGGGCCGCACGGCCGTCAACGTGGCGGGACAGGCGCTGGTTCCGGCCATCGTGGCCAAACGGCAGGGAATCCTGGACGAATCGCTCTACAACGCGCCACGCAAGGGAACAGCGTTCGCGGCCGAGACCGAGTCTCCGGAGGCATCCGAGGACACTCTCGAGCTCGCTGACGCCAAGGCCTAG